In Symmachiella dynata, the following are encoded in one genomic region:
- a CDS encoding SirB1 family protein — translation MEFDSDYRCDTEFSKLLTRRSNVDLTVAALELARDAYPDLDFEETLSWIDTTGKQISGKVAAAKSDRDALKIVADCISVQHAISGDTETYSDPDNSYLHRVIERQRGIPISLSLLYMAVARRAGLTLHGVSTPAHFLTRYEAVDGPIFVDAFCGGCVLSFEETLHRASQASGLPPEQCEVLLEPASARKTVVRMLNNLKAIHSQTQNWPAAWMVQHRLVLLQPGAYDQRRDLGLIALRANRPGQAIDVLQCCLKNCPPEETEHLTAQLAIARQEVTRWN, via the coding sequence ATGGAGTTTGATTCCGACTATCGTTGCGACACGGAATTTTCCAAGTTGCTGACACGGCGGTCCAACGTTGATCTCACTGTTGCGGCGCTAGAGTTAGCACGCGACGCCTATCCCGATTTGGATTTCGAAGAAACGCTCAGTTGGATCGATACGACGGGCAAGCAGATCTCCGGGAAAGTCGCAGCTGCGAAGTCCGATCGGGACGCGTTGAAAATTGTTGCGGATTGCATTTCCGTGCAGCACGCAATTTCCGGCGATACGGAAACCTACAGCGATCCCGACAATAGCTACCTGCATCGTGTGATCGAGCGGCAACGGGGCATTCCGATCAGTTTGTCCTTGCTGTATATGGCAGTCGCCCGTCGCGCCGGTTTGACCCTGCACGGGGTCTCCACTCCCGCGCATTTTCTCACGCGGTACGAAGCAGTGGACGGACCGATCTTTGTCGATGCGTTTTGCGGCGGCTGTGTGCTGTCCTTCGAAGAAACATTACACCGCGCCAGCCAAGCCTCCGGCCTGCCCCCGGAACAATGTGAAGTCTTGTTGGAACCGGCCTCCGCGCGAAAAACCGTTGTTCGCATGCTCAACAACCTCAAGGCGATTCATTCACAAACCCAAAACTGGCCTGCTGCGTGGATGGTGCAACATCGGCTTGTTTTGTTACAACCTGGAGCGTACGACCAACGCCGCGACCTGGGACTGATCGCCCTCCGCGCAAATCGCCCCGGCCAAGCGATCGACGTGCTGCAATGCTGCTTGAAGAACTGCCCGCCTGAAGAGACCGAACATCTGACGGCACAACTCGCAATCGCACGACAGGAAGTAACGCGCTGGAACTGA
- the clpP gene encoding ATP-dependent Clp endopeptidase proteolytic subunit ClpP encodes MSVLVPYVIEKSGREERAMDIYSRLLKDRIIFLGTQVNDAVANNIVAQLLFLQFDDDQSDIHLYINSPGGSVTAGMAIYDTMQYINCDVATYCLGQAASMGALLLTAGAAGKRNALPNARIMIHQPLAGMEGTATDLEIHAKEVIRMKKRLNEILLKHTGQTLEKIEEDTDRDNFMLANEAKEYGLIDNVLESLPIQP; translated from the coding sequence ATGTCCGTCTTGGTTCCCTATGTGATCGAAAAGAGCGGCCGCGAAGAGCGGGCGATGGATATCTACAGCCGCCTGCTTAAAGACAGAATTATCTTTCTAGGCACGCAGGTCAACGACGCCGTCGCCAACAACATCGTGGCCCAATTGCTGTTTCTGCAATTCGACGACGATCAATCCGACATTCACCTCTACATCAATTCGCCCGGTGGATCGGTGACGGCCGGCATGGCCATCTACGACACGATGCAATACATCAATTGCGACGTCGCAACGTACTGTCTGGGCCAAGCCGCCAGCATGGGCGCATTGCTGCTCACCGCCGGTGCTGCAGGAAAACGCAATGCCCTGCCCAACGCACGAATCATGATTCACCAGCCGCTCGCCGGCATGGAAGGCACCGCCACCGATCTGGAAATTCACGCCAAAGAAGTCATTCGTATGAAGAAGCGGCTCAATGAGATCCTGCTTAAGCATACTGGCCAAACGTTGGAAAAGATCGAAGAAGATACGGACCGCGACAACTTCATGCTGGCCAATGAAGCCAAGGAATACGGCTTGATCGACAACGTCCTGGAATCACTGCCAATACAGCCGTAA
- a CDS encoding ClpP family protease yields MTTPFSVAGYTSQNASRDYTRQRQMGIGDLLLENRIVFLDGPIHDGSANLLVMKLLYLQSENRHQDIHFYINSPGGSVTATMAIYDTMQFLDCEIATYCVGLAASGGAIVLAGGTKGKRFALPHSKMMIHQPYGEVGGQVSDIEIQAKDILDTRAVLNEILASHTGQPIEIIERDTERDRYLTAPQAMEYGLVDEVLGHAIEEKEEKK; encoded by the coding sequence ATGACGACCCCTTTTTCAGTTGCAGGCTACACTTCTCAAAACGCATCGCGGGATTACACCCGGCAGCGACAAATGGGAATCGGCGACCTGCTGTTGGAGAATCGGATCGTGTTCTTAGACGGACCGATCCACGACGGTAGCGCGAATCTGCTGGTCATGAAGCTGTTGTATCTGCAGTCGGAAAACCGGCATCAAGATATTCACTTCTATATCAACTCGCCCGGCGGTTCTGTGACTGCCACCATGGCCATTTATGACACAATGCAATTTTTGGATTGTGAAATCGCAACCTACTGCGTTGGCTTGGCTGCCAGCGGCGGCGCAATCGTGCTGGCCGGCGGCACCAAAGGCAAACGGTTTGCTCTGCCGCATTCCAAGATGATGATCCATCAGCCTTACGGCGAAGTGGGAGGCCAAGTCTCGGACATCGAGATTCAGGCCAAAGACATCTTAGACACCCGCGCAGTACTCAACGAAATTCTGGCCTCGCACACCGGGCAGCCGATTGAGATTATCGAACGCGATACCGAGCGGGATCGTTATTTGACGGCTCCCCAGGCGATGGAGTACGGTTTGGTCGACGAAGTTCTCGGCCATGCGATCGAAGAAAAAGAAGAGAAAAAATGA
- the tig gene encoding trigger factor → MSENEATTTDETAEDAGVAENDAPAKMELKVEIKDIGPCKKHVHVIVPRKDIDDVHDAAVSELVGNAQVPGFRPGRVPRDLIQKRFRKELGDQVREKLLMESLEQISEEHELDAINEPNLNIENIEVPEEGDFEYEFDVEVRPEFDLPEYNGLKIDKPVREITDEDVEAYQLQFLSQHGELETHKGPAEKGQYVEASFSFTHKDEVLGRFNHQTVQLKPTLGFHDAELEGFDELMEGVSADDSREAEVTISSEAANVDLRGETVQVTIKVHEVKTLNLPELDKEFLGSIGVDSEEDLQKQIREMLERQAKFDERQAARTQVLEKITESANWELPESLVMRQVDNALRREILEMQQAGFTQSEIRARENELRQNAVTTTRQALKEHFVLDRIAVKEEIETQPVDVDMEIAMMAMQQGENPRRLRARLEKSGMIENLTAQIRERKAIEFVLSTAEFNEIPSEADRENDIEAVDFAVCGAGTPSEESATDDDAESDDE, encoded by the coding sequence ATGAGCGAAAACGAAGCGACCACCACAGACGAAACCGCTGAAGATGCAGGCGTCGCTGAAAATGACGCACCCGCAAAAATGGAGTTGAAGGTCGAGATCAAAGACATCGGCCCCTGCAAAAAACACGTCCATGTCATCGTGCCTCGCAAGGACATCGACGACGTGCACGACGCCGCTGTCAGCGAATTGGTCGGCAATGCGCAAGTCCCCGGCTTCCGCCCGGGTCGCGTTCCCCGCGATTTGATCCAAAAGCGTTTCCGCAAAGAACTTGGCGATCAGGTCCGCGAGAAATTGCTCATGGAGAGCTTGGAACAAATCTCCGAAGAGCACGAACTCGATGCCATCAACGAACCCAACTTGAATATCGAGAACATTGAGGTCCCCGAAGAAGGGGATTTCGAATACGAATTCGACGTCGAAGTTCGTCCCGAGTTCGACCTTCCCGAATACAACGGTCTCAAAATCGACAAACCGGTCCGCGAGATCACCGACGAAGACGTTGAGGCTTACCAGTTGCAATTCCTTTCGCAACATGGCGAATTGGAAACGCACAAGGGACCGGCCGAAAAAGGCCAATATGTCGAAGCCTCTTTCTCCTTCACCCACAAGGACGAAGTGCTCGGTCGGTTCAACCATCAGACAGTGCAACTCAAACCAACACTCGGGTTTCACGATGCCGAGTTGGAAGGTTTTGACGAACTGATGGAAGGTGTGTCGGCCGATGATTCCCGCGAAGCGGAAGTCACCATTTCGTCCGAAGCAGCCAATGTCGATTTGCGCGGCGAGACGGTCCAAGTCACGATTAAAGTCCACGAGGTCAAGACGTTAAATTTGCCGGAACTCGACAAAGAGTTTTTGGGATCAATCGGAGTCGATTCCGAAGAAGACCTGCAAAAACAAATTCGCGAAATGTTGGAGCGGCAAGCCAAATTCGACGAACGTCAAGCGGCCCGCACGCAAGTGCTGGAGAAAATCACCGAGTCGGCGAATTGGGAATTGCCCGAATCGCTCGTCATGCGTCAGGTGGACAACGCCTTGCGGCGTGAAATCCTGGAGATGCAGCAAGCCGGCTTTACGCAGTCGGAGATCCGCGCCCGCGAAAACGAATTGCGGCAAAACGCGGTGACGACGACGCGGCAAGCTTTGAAAGAGCATTTCGTGCTCGACCGCATTGCGGTCAAAGAAGAAATCGAAACCCAACCGGTCGATGTCGATATGGAAATCGCCATGATGGCTATGCAGCAGGGAGAAAATCCCCGCCGGTTGCGTGCCCGCCTCGAAAAATCGGGCATGATTGAAAACCTGACCGCTCAAATCCGTGAGCGCAAGGCGATTGAATTCGTGCTTTCTACCGCTGAATTCAACGAAATCCCCTCCGAAGCTGACCGTGAAAACGATATTGAAGCGGTCGACTTCGCGGTTTGCGGAGCCGGAACACCCTCGGAGGAATCGGCAACGGACGACGACGCGGAATCGGACGACGAATAA
- a CDS encoding aminotransferase class V-fold PLP-dependent enzyme, giving the protein MTKSALQPTLDVSAVRNDFPILGKPLAEGRPLIYLDNGATTQKPQCVIDKVTECYENYNANVHRGVHTLGDQVTTELENARETVQNLLNTAAVEEVIFTAGTTAAINLVAHGWARKFLSAGDEILVNLMEHHANLVPWQQAAAATGATLRYLPLTPDGRLDLTRLDEVLTEKTKLVAVTGMSNVLGTINPIDELARRAHAVGAVILVDGAQSVPHQPVDVQASDIDFLAFSGHKIYGPTGIGVLYGKAALLNAMDPFLGGGNMIRYVYEDRFEPADLPAKFEAGTLPIAQAIALGTAIDYVTDLGFEAIAAQEHQLTVRAQERLAEIPGLRIFGPAPEHKGSIVSFAVEGLHSHDMGELLDRKGVEIRVGHHCTMPLHDWLQVSSTSRASFAFYNTLEEVDALAEAILYARKVFRLA; this is encoded by the coding sequence ATGACAAAATCCGCATTGCAACCAACGCTCGATGTCTCAGCCGTCCGCAACGACTTTCCCATTCTGGGCAAGCCGCTCGCTGAAGGGCGGCCGCTGATCTATCTCGACAACGGCGCCACCACCCAGAAACCGCAATGCGTGATCGATAAGGTCACCGAGTGCTACGAAAACTACAACGCCAACGTGCACCGCGGCGTCCACACACTCGGCGATCAAGTGACAACCGAACTCGAAAACGCCCGCGAAACCGTACAAAACCTGCTCAACACCGCCGCGGTCGAAGAGGTCATTTTTACTGCCGGAACGACCGCTGCCATCAATCTGGTTGCGCACGGCTGGGCTCGCAAATTTCTCTCCGCCGGCGATGAAATCCTCGTCAACCTGATGGAACACCACGCCAACTTGGTCCCTTGGCAACAAGCTGCGGCCGCCACCGGAGCAACGCTGCGGTACCTACCGCTGACGCCCGATGGCCGGTTGGATCTGACGCGACTGGACGAAGTTCTCACGGAAAAAACAAAGCTCGTCGCCGTCACAGGAATGTCGAATGTGCTGGGGACGATCAATCCTATCGACGAATTGGCCCGCCGCGCTCATGCTGTGGGAGCGGTGATCCTGGTCGATGGTGCGCAAAGCGTCCCCCACCAGCCGGTCGATGTGCAGGCAAGCGACATCGATTTTCTCGCCTTTTCGGGACACAAAATTTACGGCCCCACCGGAATCGGTGTTCTGTACGGCAAAGCAGCCTTGCTGAACGCCATGGACCCATTTCTGGGTGGCGGGAATATGATTCGCTATGTCTACGAAGACCGCTTTGAACCGGCGGATTTGCCGGCGAAATTCGAGGCGGGCACACTGCCAATCGCACAGGCCATCGCCTTGGGAACTGCAATCGACTATGTCACCGATTTGGGATTTGAAGCAATTGCCGCTCAGGAGCACCAATTGACGGTCCGCGCGCAGGAACGCTTGGCAGAAATCCCCGGCCTGAGAATTTTCGGCCCAGCTCCGGAGCATAAAGGGTCGATTGTCAGCTTCGCCGTTGAAGGTCTGCATTCCCACGATATGGGGGAATTGCTGGATCGCAAAGGGGTCGAAATCCGCGTCGGACACCATTGCACGATGCCGCTGCACGATTGGCTGCAGGTCTCCTCGACATCACGGGCCAGCTTTGCGTTTTATAACACGCTGGAAGAGGTCGACGCTCTGGCTGAAGCGATACTCTATGCGCGAAAAGTCTTTCGGCTGGCTTAA
- the sufU gene encoding Fe-S cluster assembly sulfur transfer protein SufU: MSDDLYQEHILDHFESPYHKGPLENPTCMHRDKNPICGDEIQLALKVDDSGKVQEAWFEGHGCAISQAAASMLVEEIEGKTLEELRDFDAQQMLDLLKVQLTATRQKCGLLGFKVLKTMVYSLDGTPAEN, from the coding sequence GTGAGCGACGATCTTTACCAAGAACATATTCTTGACCACTTCGAGTCCCCGTACCACAAAGGTCCGCTCGAGAATCCCACGTGCATGCACCGGGACAAAAATCCGATTTGTGGCGACGAAATCCAACTCGCCCTCAAAGTCGATGATTCGGGCAAAGTCCAAGAGGCATGGTTCGAGGGGCACGGCTGCGCGATTAGTCAGGCGGCCGCATCGATGCTGGTCGAAGAAATCGAGGGCAAAACTCTCGAGGAATTGCGGGATTTCGATGCGCAACAAATGTTGGACCTACTCAAAGTCCAGTTGACCGCCACCCGCCAAAAGTGCGGCCTGCTTGGTTTTAAGGTCCTCAAAACGATGGTCTATTCACTCGATGGCACTCCGGCGGAGAATTGA
- a CDS encoding AAA family ATPase, with the protein MIVSTEIDGTTLQLGRPDESDGHWIGQEEILKQLLACWLVVDDADLALTPRLVGTPGIGKTTLGMSGARVRKQDLYIYQCTADTRPEDLLVTPVLAESGKIAYHASPLVTAMIRGGICILDEGNRMNEKSWASLAPLLDHRRYVESIVAGITIHAHKDFRCAVTMNDDESTFEIPDYILSRLQPTLGLSFPSREDELAILKYHLPFAEEEMLNLTVEFLQQAHELKLDFSTRDGINLLRYAVKRLSQDSDHPLSKDAAWRESLERCLGEEALDLQSLADRKSQTLGGTNVPMGLGDFFFNPGDPLHPDYQDDDEFDDDDDDT; encoded by the coding sequence ATGATTGTATCCACTGAAATCGACGGAACGACGCTCCAACTCGGCCGTCCTGATGAGTCGGACGGACATTGGATCGGACAGGAAGAAATCCTCAAACAGCTACTGGCCTGCTGGCTAGTGGTCGATGACGCCGATTTGGCGCTCACACCCCGGTTGGTCGGCACGCCCGGTATCGGCAAGACCACGCTGGGTATGTCCGGCGCGCGGGTCCGCAAGCAGGACCTGTACATCTACCAATGCACGGCCGACACCCGCCCCGAGGACCTGCTGGTCACCCCCGTACTGGCTGAAAGCGGAAAAATCGCCTATCACGCCTCGCCGCTGGTGACCGCCATGATTCGCGGCGGCATCTGCATTCTCGACGAAGGCAACCGGATGAACGAAAAGTCGTGGGCCAGTTTGGCTCCGCTGCTGGATCATCGTCGCTACGTCGAATCGATCGTGGCAGGCATCACGATCCACGCCCACAAGGACTTCCGCTGTGCGGTGACGATGAACGACGACGAGTCGACCTTCGAAATCCCCGACTACATCCTCAGCCGCCTGCAACCGACGCTCGGACTGTCGTTTCCCAGCCGCGAAGACGAATTGGCGATCCTCAAGTACCACCTGCCGTTCGCCGAAGAAGAGATGCTCAACCTCACGGTCGAATTTCTGCAACAGGCGCACGAGCTAAAACTCGATTTCTCGACCCGCGACGGCATCAATTTACTGCGGTATGCCGTCAAGCGACTGTCGCAGGATTCCGATCATCCCCTGAGCAAAGACGCCGCCTGGCGCGAGTCGCTGGAACGCTGCCTGGGTGAAGAGGCGCTCGACCTGCAATCGTTGGCCGACCGCAAGTCGCAAACCTTGGGCGGCACCAACGTCCCCATGGGCCTGGGCGATTTCTTCTTCAACCCCGGCGACCCCCTGCACCCCGACTACCAGGACGACGATGAGTTTGATGATGACGACGACGACACATAA
- a CDS encoding TIGR00730 family Rossman fold protein yields the protein MSKQTPIPTSPKDVVEDRVLLSGPRSRTDEFFRVLRIVREFIRGFRALHFLGPCVTVFGSARFEPGHRYYELAREIGRGISKLGFVTITGGGPGIMEAANRGAHEAGGQSIGCNIVLPEEQEPNPYVDKTVTFRYFFVRKVMLVKYSQAFVIMPGGFGTMDEAFEAGTLIQTAKIHDFPVIFVGVEYWDRLFRFLREDMVSEGTINENEYSLFTLTDSVEEVMEILEACPSTQISTPPQKQPTRSWELA from the coding sequence ATGAGCAAGCAGACACCGATTCCGACAAGCCCCAAAGACGTTGTTGAGGACCGGGTCTTGTTATCCGGACCCCGGTCGCGGACGGATGAATTCTTTCGGGTATTGCGGATCGTGCGCGAATTCATCCGCGGGTTTCGCGCCTTGCACTTTCTGGGACCCTGCGTGACCGTATTTGGTTCGGCCCGATTTGAACCGGGACATCGTTATTACGAACTCGCCCGCGAAATCGGCCGCGGCATCAGCAAGCTGGGCTTTGTGACGATCACCGGCGGCGGACCGGGCATCATGGAGGCCGCCAATCGCGGAGCGCACGAAGCGGGCGGGCAGAGTATCGGTTGCAACATCGTACTCCCGGAAGAACAAGAGCCGAATCCTTACGTCGATAAGACGGTCACCTTTAGGTACTTCTTTGTCCGCAAGGTGATGCTGGTCAAGTATTCGCAGGCATTTGTGATCATGCCGGGCGGCTTCGGCACGATGGACGAAGCCTTCGAGGCGGGGACGCTGATTCAAACGGCAAAAATTCACGACTTCCCCGTGATTTTCGTGGGAGTCGAATACTGGGACCGGCTGTTTCGGTTTCTGCGCGAGGATATGGTGAGTGAGGGGACGATCAACGAAAACGAATACAGCCTGTTCACGTTGACCGATTCGGTCGAGGAGGTCATGGAAATCCTTGAAGCTTGCCCCTCAACGCAGATCTCTACACCCCCTCAAAAACAACCAACCCGCAGTTGGGAGTTGGCCTAA
- a CDS encoding pyridoxal-phosphate-dependent aminotransferase family protein, protein MAAVQSTTTTAPQRILMGPGPSDVDSRVLAALSAPIVGHLDPYFLGVMDEMQSMLREVFRTKNELTLAVSGTGSAGMETCVVNLIEPGDRMVVGVNGVFGTRMADVAARAGAEVTTIERPFGEVFDADEIAEVVARVKPKVVGLIHAETSTGALQPIEEISRVVHDAGALLLLDTVTSLGGVPVEIDAWNVDAVYSGTQKCLSCPPGLAPVSFSAAALEVMDARKTKVASWYLDMSMVRNYWGGKRAYHHTAPINMNYALHEALRLVLEEGLENRFDRHRQNHLALCAGLEALGIQYAVPADHRLPQLNAVVIPAGVDDAAVRKQLLGEFGIEIGGGLGPMAGKTWRIGLMGAASSNRNVLLLLAALERCLTDQGISITPGAGVAAANGVYGAA, encoded by the coding sequence ATGGCTGCTGTTCAATCCACCACAACGACCGCCCCGCAGCGCATTTTGATGGGTCCGGGTCCCAGTGATGTTGATTCCCGTGTGCTGGCCGCTTTGAGCGCGCCGATTGTGGGACATCTCGATCCCTACTTCCTGGGTGTCATGGATGAGATGCAATCGATGTTGCGCGAGGTGTTTCGCACGAAGAACGAACTGACACTCGCCGTCAGCGGGACCGGCAGTGCGGGGATGGAAACCTGCGTGGTGAACCTCATCGAACCGGGTGATCGCATGGTCGTGGGGGTCAACGGCGTGTTCGGCACCCGGATGGCCGACGTCGCTGCCCGCGCCGGAGCCGAGGTCACCACCATCGAACGCCCCTTCGGCGAAGTCTTCGACGCTGACGAGATCGCCGAAGTCGTCGCCCGTGTGAAACCCAAAGTCGTCGGCTTGATTCATGCGGAAACCTCCACCGGCGCGCTGCAACCGATTGAAGAGATCAGCCGCGTCGTGCATGACGCCGGCGCGTTGCTATTGCTCGACACGGTGACCTCCCTGGGAGGCGTCCCGGTCGAGATTGATGCTTGGAACGTCGATGCCGTTTATAGCGGCACACAAAAATGCCTCAGCTGCCCACCCGGCCTGGCGCCGGTGAGTTTTAGTGCAGCTGCATTAGAGGTGATGGACGCCCGCAAAACCAAAGTCGCCAGTTGGTACCTCGACATGTCGATGGTCCGCAATTATTGGGGAGGCAAACGTGCCTACCATCACACCGCTCCGATCAACATGAACTACGCCCTGCACGAAGCCCTCAGGTTGGTGCTGGAAGAAGGATTAGAAAACCGCTTCGACCGGCATCGCCAAAATCACCTGGCCCTCTGCGCCGGATTGGAGGCGCTGGGCATTCAATACGCCGTCCCCGCCGACCACCGGCTACCGCAACTCAATGCTGTGGTGATTCCCGCTGGAGTCGATGACGCCGCCGTCCGCAAACAACTGCTGGGCGAATTCGGCATCGAAATTGGCGGCGGCCTCGGCCCAATGGCAGGCAAGACCTGGCGGATCGGCCTGATGGGTGCAGCTAGCAGCAATCGCAATGTCCTGTTGTTATTAGCGGCGCTGGAACGCTGCTTGACCGATCAAGGCATTTCCATCACCCCCGGTGCCGGCGTGGCAGCGGCAAACGGAGTTTATGGCGCCGCTTAG
- a CDS encoding hydrolase, which produces MNSPQDPYLRSNELLSHAQCRLLVVDVQEKLIPAIPVADRLIFECSRLIRAARLFEIPVHATEQYPKGLGGTVPELAQLLDSPADKLRFSCGEVLNWGAAADQTDGRYKVLVIGMEAHVCVLQTVLDLLAGGYQVYVAADAVASRKKMDWQIALRRMEASGAVILTAESAMFEWCEASGSETFRQISKLIQESPPGE; this is translated from the coding sequence ATGAATAGCCCACAAGATCCCTATCTCCGCAGTAACGAGTTACTCTCACACGCGCAATGCCGCTTGCTGGTTGTGGACGTCCAGGAAAAACTGATCCCGGCCATCCCCGTTGCCGACCGGTTGATCTTTGAATGTTCGCGGCTGATCCGGGCAGCGCGGTTGTTTGAGATTCCCGTCCACGCCACCGAGCAATACCCCAAAGGCCTGGGGGGCACTGTGCCGGAACTGGCGCAGTTGCTCGATTCCCCTGCGGACAAACTCCGTTTCAGTTGCGGCGAAGTTCTCAACTGGGGAGCTGCTGCCGACCAGACCGACGGCCGCTACAAAGTGCTGGTGATCGGCATGGAAGCACATGTCTGTGTCCTGCAAACGGTACTCGACCTGCTGGCCGGCGGATATCAGGTCTACGTCGCCGCCGATGCTGTCGCCAGCCGCAAAAAAATGGACTGGCAAATCGCCCTGCGGCGGATGGAAGCCTCCGGAGCTGTCATCCTCACCGCTGAGTCAGCCATGTTCGAGTGGTGCGAAGCCTCAGGCAGCGAGACGTTCCGGCAGATCAGCAAATTGATTCAGGAATCCCCGCCGGGTGAGTGA
- a CDS encoding prenyltransferase/squalene oxidase repeat-containing protein, with protein sequence MIFPCTGTQVENGRMCLRGLSCIAGLLLWGAATNCHAAEPLPDSDRGIRLSPAQWQQLDGVVDRGLEYLSAHQQPDGSFEAPSVGQPAITSFCVMAFLSRGHIPGQGPYGEQLNRAIEYVLASQQPNGLLCRLRAGGDEWKMFGGYHHPIAGLMLGEVYGMTGSPQHARIRTAIEKALLFSRREQTKPRPYPQEKGGWRYLSRSALDADLSITAWQLMFLRSAKNAEFDIPESHIDEAVRFVRRCYDPQRGSFSYGLRGRQRSFFSRSMAGAGILSLSLAGEHQTDIARKTARFILDHPFDRFNRGGLTAEDRYYYGAYYCSQAMYQLGGENWRKFYPDLLQTFADNQRDNGAFDREANQDGPLGFCYSTSFAILALTPPYQLLPIYQR encoded by the coding sequence ATGATTTTCCCATGCACCGGTACACAGGTGGAGAATGGACGAATGTGCTTGCGCGGCTTGTCCTGTATTGCCGGTCTGTTGTTATGGGGCGCAGCCACGAACTGCCACGCAGCAGAACCGTTGCCGGACAGCGACCGCGGCATCCGGCTCTCTCCCGCCCAATGGCAGCAGTTGGATGGTGTTGTCGATCGCGGATTGGAGTATCTCTCCGCGCACCAACAGCCGGACGGATCGTTCGAGGCTCCGTCCGTGGGGCAGCCGGCGATCACAAGTTTTTGCGTGATGGCGTTTTTGTCGCGGGGACATATTCCAGGGCAGGGGCCTTACGGCGAGCAACTCAACCGAGCCATTGAATACGTGCTCGCGTCGCAACAACCCAACGGCTTGTTATGCCGATTGCGGGCGGGTGGTGATGAATGGAAGATGTTTGGCGGGTATCACCATCCGATTGCCGGATTGATGTTGGGTGAGGTCTACGGCATGACCGGCTCGCCACAGCACGCGCGAATTCGCACGGCCATTGAAAAGGCATTGCTGTTTTCCCGGCGCGAACAAACCAAACCGCGCCCCTATCCACAGGAGAAAGGGGGATGGCGTTACCTCAGTCGCAGTGCGCTCGATGCGGATCTGTCCATCACCGCTTGGCAGTTGATGTTTTTAAGGTCGGCCAAGAACGCGGAATTCGACATTCCGGAATCACACATCGACGAAGCGGTCAGATTTGTGCGGCGTTGTTATGATCCCCAGCGCGGTAGCTTTTCCTATGGACTGCGGGGCCGGCAGCGGAGTTTTTTCAGTCGCTCCATGGCCGGAGCGGGGATCTTGTCGCTGTCGTTGGCGGGTGAGCATCAGACCGACATCGCACGGAAGACCGCGCGGTTCATTCTGGATCATCCGTTTGACCGATTCAATCGCGGCGGACTCACCGCCGAAGACCGGTATTATTACGGGGCCTATTATTGCAGCCAGGCGATGTATCAACTGGGGGGGGAGAATTGGCGGAAGTTTTATCCCGACTTATTGCAGACATTCGCTGACAATCAGCGCGACAATGGCGCGTTTGACCGCGAAGCCAACCAGGATGGTCCGTTGGGATTTTGTTATTCCACATCGTTTGCCATCCTGGCGTTGACACCACCCTATCAGCTGTTGCCGATTTATCAGCGTTAA